gaataactctttaaAATATGTGAACATATAAGTACCATGTGACTCGATATCGACACCTTATAGAATGAAGATCTCAAGAACACCCAAATTGCAACCACCATTAAAAGAGCTTCACTCAGTTAACTGTACATTCAATTCAACACCAACTCACTTTTGCATGTGGTACAGTACAACTGGTGATCTGGAAGGCACTGGATCGTACCAATAGTTACTTCAATTATCACCATCACCAGCTGCACGATTATTAAAGGCCGATCCATCCCTTCAAGGCTTCAACCCTACCAAGTTAAAAGCCCTTGAACTTTTGAAAACCATGTTCAAAAAAGCATGGACACATAAAAAAGGAACAAATAGAATGGGAAAACGACAAATGTACATAAAATCAAAAACCCAACATCCTTCTAAGCACTTACATGCCCTGAAATACTCACTTATTGCAAGCTAAAGGGGTTATTTACGATTTGCTGGAGCAGAACGTGCTTTCCTCAATCTGGTACGCGTAGCCCTAATGGCTTCTTCCATAACAGTCTCTTGCGCTGGAGGATCCACATTTTCGTTTGCTGAAGACGGCACTGGTTCAGTCTGCATTTCATCCGTTTCATTTGCATTTGCATGGTTGGATTTTTCAGCAGGTGGTTGAACAGCAGGTGGTTGAACAGCGGGTGGTTTTGGGGCATTCAAGACAGTCGTCACCGGAGGAGCTGCTGTGAGAGATTGAGAGGCACCGGATTCTTGTGCATCCTCTTGTTCATCTTGACTTGAGGATGCGCTAGAAGAAGAAGCGGGAGAAGGTTGCTCGTCACTTGGACTTGGCACTTTAGAAGTTTGTCTGCGATTTGGCACAGCAGCAGGTTTGCGTGCTCTGGTACCTTGCTGCTGCGGCTGTAATGAATGTTTGAAAAGTAGAAAGGTATAAGAGGGGGGAAAAAGGCATAATTTAGTTGCAAAACACTCAATCAACTGAAAATCAAGATTAAGGTCGCTTAATGAAAGTTGAGAGGTGGCAATGTGGGTTTGATAGATAGATTGTTGTACTAAAATTTGTTGATGTCAATGTGAACTGATGAGAGCTATCACTTCTGCCAATGCTTAGGCCTTTCCCCGTCCGTCCTTTAATAAACTAATTATTTATGAGTTGGATGCTTTCTTTACAGAAAGGTAACAAAATTTCAATGCAGTAATAAAAGCCCGTGAACAAAGTTAAAGATTACTGGAACACATCCTCCTATCATTTTGCTTTTGCATAATTGGTGTTTCTGTCTTTGTTTCCAATTTCCTCGTATTTAAATCAAAACGTACTCTCCTTGGACTTGCAAAAGACAGAAACCAACATTTTATCCATTTCCCGTAACTGAATACATTGGAAAAATTGTGATACATTGATACCGAAACTCGTGGATCAAATCGCTTAGTGGTATACTACTCCATCATAATTTTAGAATGACAATGCATAACATCAGCAATACATTAACAGCCCCTTTGGCTGCCCAGGtgagaaagggaaagaaaggagAGTGGTCTCCCTTATTAGTGAGAGAAGAAAAGCAAGGGGTGTGGTTTCTCACCTACCCATCCAAATACACGTGAGAATACAAACTCACTCCCATCTCCGGCGACTGGTCTCTTCTCCGGCGACTCTCCGGCAACCTGgaactctcctctctcttctttgGCGACCGCACAGCCACCGGTCCGACGACGAAAAGACGCCGTCGTAGCCGGCACACGCTGCCAGAAGTTGAGTGAGTGAGATCTACTCTCACCCACGCTACCCACTcgcctctctcttctcctttctcacggAATCGCGCCAAAAGTGACGAGAAACAAAAACGGGCTTTGAAGGGGCTCTCGTCTCCCGCCCttcctcaccctctctcgcctTGTGGATCATCCAAACGGAGGAGAGATTGAGTTCTCCCTCCTTCCCCATTATTTTCTCCCGAAATCACAAACGAGCGCTAAGTCCTACATTTCTAGAAATTTTAGTCTAGGCAGGATTCCCACAATTTTAATTAACTGGGAAGAAAAGCCAGTAAAAAATGATCACGTCAACGGTCAAACATTATTGCAATACAACCACCACAAGAACCCTTCTCAGAGTGGGGGAGCGCCCCCCATTTGTTATTCTATCTGAGTTATATGCACTtcaaccaaaaattcaaaacacacACGAGACTACAAGGAAAACCATGCATGTTATGTACCAAGAGGATTTTCATGGAACAAAAGGAAGCAGAAGACCAGATAATACCAGTGTCCACAACACATACCTGGGCTGGACGAGGTCTTGGTGTAGATTGTGCAGCCACATATT
The sequence above is drawn from the Rhododendron vialii isolate Sample 1 chromosome 6a, ASM3025357v1 genome and encodes:
- the LOC131330235 gene encoding putative HVA22-like protein g, producing MIGSFLTRGLVMAFGYAYPAYECFKTVEMNKPDIEQLRFWCQYWILVAVLTVCERIGDTFVSWVPMYSEAKLAFFIYLWYPRTKGTTYVYDSFFRPYIAKHEPEIDRNLLELRTRAGDIAVVYWQKAASYGQTRVFEILQYVAAQSTPRPRPAQPQQQGTRARKPAAVPNRRQTSKVPSPSDEQPSPASSSSASSSQDEQEDAQESGASQSLTAAPPVTTVLNAPKPPAVQPPAVQPPAEKSNHANANETDEMQTEPVPSSANENVDPPAQETVMEEAIRATRTRLRKARSAPANRK